A genome region from Arachidicoccus soli includes the following:
- a CDS encoding 3'-5' exonuclease has protein sequence MYAVVDIETTGSPVKNNGITEIAIILYDGKEIEGRYETLINPKFPIPKYVAKLTGISDDMVATAPYFEDVAENIFNLLKDRIFVAHNVGFDFPYVQHFLRTSGYNFTAPVLCTLNLSRKTFPNFEKHGLSTVCEELKIEMQNHHRAGGDAMATAILLDIIIKNGGGKLVKSMIAK, from the coding sequence ATGTATGCAGTGGTAGATATTGAAACAACGGGTAGCCCGGTGAAAAACAACGGAATTACAGAGATTGCAATTATTTTATACGATGGAAAAGAGATTGAGGGTAGATATGAAACACTTATTAATCCAAAATTTCCCATTCCCAAATATGTGGCCAAACTCACCGGCATTAGTGATGATATGGTAGCAACAGCACCTTATTTTGAAGATGTGGCCGAAAATATTTTCAATCTTCTCAAAGACCGGATATTTGTAGCACATAATGTTGGATTTGATTTTCCTTATGTGCAACACTTTTTGAGAACTTCCGGCTATAATTTTACCGCACCTGTTTTATGTACCCTTAATTTAAGTCGAAAAACATTTCCCAACTTTGAAAAGCATGGGTTATCTACGGTTTGCGAGGAATTGAAGATTGAGATGCAAAACCATCATCGTGCGGGTGGAGACGCTATGGCTACCGCTATATTGTTAGATATAATCATTAAAAATGGAGGAGGGAAACTGGTAAAGTCTATGATTGCAAAATAA
- a CDS encoding valine--tRNA ligase yields the protein MELSKNFIPAEAENKWTSLWKSKKYFNSKPDNRPPFTVVIPPPNVTGVLHMGHTLNETVQDILVRRARMTGYNACWVPGSDHASIATEAKVVQMLKEKGINKAKLSREEFLEYAFEWKEKYGGIIYNQIERLGCSVDWERVSFTMDDHYYKAVIKTFIDLYNKGLIYRGARMINWDPAAKTALSDEEVEHKDVQGTLYHVKYVLKEDATKYIIVATSRPETIMGDVAICVHPDDKRYAHLKGKEVIVPLVNRAVPIIFDDYIDMSFGTGALKVTPAHDINDYNLGIKHNLQVIDTLNPDGTLSEAAQVFVGLDRFVARKKVVEQLKQDKLLAKEESYATRLGYSQRSGAVVEPRISTQWFMKMQDLAEPALKAVVDGDIKIHPGDKFLATYKHWLENVKDWCISRQLWWGQQIPAWYTPDGTLAVAATREEAFEQIKTKNANISMEELSQDEDVLDTWFSSWLWPMEVFNGIENPENEDFKYYYPTSVLVTGQDIIFFWVARMVMAGMEYEKTIPFKDVYFTGMVRDKQGRKMSKSLGNSPDLLNLIDTYGADAVRFGIMISSPAGNDLLFDEASLEQGRNFNNKVWNALKLLKMWEEKLEKDKASTETTFAIQWFENRLEQVKKEVEQLHKQFRLSEGLKTIYSLIWDDFCSWYLEWIKPPFGENIDATIYERTIFFFEELLQLLHPYMPFITEEIYHQLKEQQDDLCIKQFSEIKNADEHILAQGDLLKNVITNIRDVRNKNNLKPKENIQLYIQTENEDAFTQVQSILQKQINAESIDFTNENINDTVIVTIEKDRFFVVLNQQIDAEALKSDLLKDLDYQKRFLQSVLKKLDNERFVQNAKPEIVAIERKKQSDAEARIKTIEESLANL from the coding sequence ATGGAATTGAGCAAAAATTTTATCCCGGCAGAAGCTGAAAATAAATGGACTTCTCTGTGGAAATCAAAGAAATATTTTAATAGTAAACCAGATAATCGCCCACCTTTTACAGTGGTAATTCCACCGCCAAATGTAACGGGGGTATTGCACATGGGGCATACTTTGAACGAAACTGTACAAGATATATTAGTACGTCGTGCCCGTATGACCGGTTACAACGCATGCTGGGTGCCGGGTAGCGATCATGCTTCTATTGCTACGGAAGCTAAAGTCGTGCAGATGCTAAAAGAAAAAGGCATTAACAAAGCTAAACTTTCGCGTGAAGAATTTTTAGAATATGCCTTTGAGTGGAAAGAGAAATACGGTGGTATCATTTACAATCAAATAGAAAGATTGGGATGTAGTGTAGATTGGGAAAGAGTTTCTTTCACAATGGACGACCATTATTATAAAGCGGTCATCAAGACATTTATCGACCTCTACAACAAAGGGTTGATTTACCGTGGCGCGCGTATGATCAACTGGGACCCGGCTGCTAAAACAGCCTTGAGTGATGAAGAGGTAGAGCATAAGGATGTACAAGGAACACTCTACCATGTAAAATATGTATTAAAAGAAGACGCTACAAAATATATTATCGTTGCAACATCACGTCCGGAAACAATTATGGGTGATGTTGCCATTTGTGTACATCCAGATGATAAGCGTTATGCACATTTAAAAGGCAAAGAAGTAATAGTGCCTTTGGTTAACCGAGCAGTACCAATAATTTTTGACGATTATATCGATATGAGTTTTGGTACAGGTGCTTTGAAAGTTACACCTGCACACGACATCAACGATTATAACTTGGGCATTAAACACAATTTGCAGGTTATAGACACATTGAATCCTGATGGCACCTTAAGTGAAGCCGCACAGGTATTTGTGGGACTTGATCGTTTTGTTGCGCGTAAAAAAGTTGTAGAACAATTAAAGCAAGATAAATTGTTGGCGAAGGAGGAAAGCTATGCCACTCGTCTTGGCTATTCACAGCGGTCGGGAGCAGTGGTGGAACCACGTATTTCTACCCAATGGTTTATGAAAATGCAAGACCTTGCTGAGCCTGCCCTAAAAGCCGTTGTAGATGGTGATATAAAAATACATCCGGGTGATAAGTTTTTAGCGACTTATAAGCATTGGTTGGAAAATGTGAAAGATTGGTGTATTTCTCGCCAACTCTGGTGGGGGCAACAAATACCTGCTTGGTACACACCCGATGGAACTTTAGCCGTTGCCGCTACAAGAGAAGAAGCATTTGAGCAAATTAAAACTAAAAATGCGAATATTTCAATGGAAGAATTGTCGCAGGATGAGGATGTACTCGATACTTGGTTTTCTTCCTGGTTATGGCCAATGGAAGTATTTAATGGAATTGAAAATCCCGAAAACGAAGATTTTAAATATTATTATCCGACATCGGTTTTGGTAACAGGACAAGATATTATTTTCTTCTGGGTAGCTCGTATGGTAATGGCAGGAATGGAATATGAAAAAACCATCCCTTTTAAAGATGTTTATTTTACCGGAATGGTGCGTGACAAGCAAGGTAGAAAGATGTCAAAATCATTGGGTAATTCTCCAGACTTATTGAACTTGATAGATACTTATGGAGCGGATGCCGTGCGTTTTGGCATAATGATCTCCTCTCCTGCCGGCAACGATTTGTTGTTTGACGAGGCTTCTTTAGAACAAGGAAGAAACTTCAATAACAAAGTTTGGAATGCTTTGAAGTTGTTGAAAATGTGGGAAGAGAAATTAGAAAAAGACAAAGCTTCTACAGAAACTACTTTTGCAATACAATGGTTTGAAAATCGACTTGAACAAGTAAAAAAAGAAGTAGAACAATTGCATAAGCAATTTAGATTGAGTGAAGGTTTGAAAACAATTTACTCTCTGATATGGGATGATTTCTGTTCTTGGTATTTGGAATGGATAAAACCTCCATTTGGCGAAAATATAGATGCAACAATTTATGAAAGAACAATCTTCTTCTTTGAAGAATTGCTACAATTATTGCATCCTTATATGCCATTTATTACCGAAGAAATATATCATCAACTAAAAGAGCAGCAAGATGATTTATGTATAAAACAGTTTAGTGAAATAAAAAATGCCGATGAACATATTTTAGCACAAGGTGATTTATTGAAAAATGTAATTACCAATATTCGTGACGTTCGTAACAAGAATAACCTAAAGCCCAAAGAAAATATCCAGCTATATATTCAAACGGAGAATGAAGATGCTTTTACCCAAGTACAATCTATTTTACAAAAACAGATAAACGCTGAAAGTATTGATTTTACGAATGAAAATATTAATGATACTGTAATCGTCACCATTGAAAAAGATAGATTCTTTGTGGTACTCAATCAGCAAATAGACGCCGAAGCTTTGAAAAGCGATTTACTGAAAGACTTGGATTATCAAAAGAGATTTTTACAGAGTGTTTTGAAAAAACTAGACAATGAGCGTTTTGTACAAAATGCCAAGCCGGAAATTGTAGCCATCGAAAGAAAAAAACAATCCGATGCAGAGGCTAGAATTAAAACTATTGAAGAAAGCTTGGCAAATTTGTGA
- a CDS encoding GNAT family N-acetyltransferase — MIKEATTLDIPFIQHIVKVTWPITYGKILSNVQINYMLEKIYANDSLTEQMNNGHHFYLLMEDSGAIGFIDVEKISKRKTKLHKIYLLPDHQGKNYGKVLMGLAIEKAKENNSDSLQLNVNRYNLALSFYLKQGFKIVEEVDIPIGNGYFMNDYIMEKAL, encoded by the coding sequence ATGATTAAAGAAGCTACAACACTTGATATTCCTTTCATTCAACACATTGTAAAGGTTACTTGGCCTATTACTTATGGTAAAATTTTATCCAATGTACAAATCAATTACATGTTGGAAAAAATTTATGCCAATGATTCTTTGACCGAACAAATGAACAATGGGCATCATTTTTACTTATTGATGGAAGATTCAGGGGCTATTGGTTTTATTGATGTTGAAAAAATCAGCAAAAGAAAGACAAAGCTTCACAAGATATATTTGTTACCCGATCATCAAGGAAAAAATTACGGAAAAGTATTAATGGGCTTAGCTATAGAGAAAGCAAAAGAAAATAATTCTGATTCATTGCAGCTCAATGTAAATAGATATAACCTCGCCTTGAGCTTTTATCTAAAACAAGGGTTTAAAATCGTTGAAGAAGTAGATATACCTATTGGTAATGGTTATTTCATGAACGACTATATAATGGAAAAGGCGCTTTAA
- a CDS encoding FKBP-type peptidyl-prolyl cis-trans isomerase, with translation MSISDILFKKNQEKATANLKAGEDFLTENKTKPAVVELESGLQYEILKEGEGEKPTATSNVTCHYHGTLINGTIFDSSVQRGQPATFPLNRVIKGWTEGLQLMNVGSKYRFFIPPHLGYGERAVSAEIGANSTLIFDVELLGIS, from the coding sequence ATGAGTATTTCGGATATTTTATTTAAGAAGAATCAAGAAAAAGCGACTGCTAATTTAAAAGCGGGTGAAGACTTTTTAACTGAGAATAAGACAAAACCTGCCGTTGTAGAATTGGAAAGCGGTTTGCAATATGAAATATTAAAAGAAGGAGAGGGGGAGAAACCAACCGCCACAAGTAATGTGACCTGTCATTACCATGGCACATTAATCAATGGAACCATTTTTGATAGTTCCGTACAGCGTGGTCAACCAGCGACCTTTCCTTTGAATAGAGTTATAAAGGGCTGGACTGAAGGTTTGCAATTGATGAATGTAGGTAGTAAATACCGCTTCTTCATTCCACCACACTTGGGTTATGGTGAAAGAGCTGTGAGCGCAGAAATTGGCGCTAACAGTACATTGATTTTTGATGTGGAATTATTGGGAATTAGCTAA
- a CDS encoding transporter substrate-binding domain-containing protein — translation MHKRFFRFLLFLFLLFFIKIVASAQVKNLQKTDSSSKKQYVVAIAGGVPFVVDPATSSGISLEIWQALAAQLNWHYKTMTFTDVPAALRALDSGKVDAVVGPVSVTSERETMARFSQPYYQSSLSILSRSDPPSLWSRVKPLFSWKFFVAVGVFVLILAGVGFLLWLAEHKKNPEQFDPEIARGVGDGMWCAIVTMSTTGYGDKAPLTTRGRVVMGCWMVISIIFATSMVAGIASTLTLSGLGTSSIATAQELSGKKVATVSGSPAEIFIKKHNAKEVAIQTLEQGYNLLKKGDVDAVVFDRPQILYFLKEHHDKNVSVSTSEYAKKGYGFAFPLKSNAEHKVNIALLKLQESGRVDRIINEWLNGDDEN, via the coding sequence ATGCATAAAAGATTTTTTAGGTTTCTCTTATTCTTATTCTTACTTTTTTTTATAAAAATAGTTGCTTCTGCACAAGTAAAGAACTTACAAAAAACAGATAGTTCCTCCAAGAAGCAATATGTGGTAGCTATTGCCGGCGGCGTTCCTTTTGTTGTAGATCCTGCTACAAGTTCTGGTATATCTTTGGAAATTTGGCAAGCATTGGCTGCCCAATTAAACTGGCATTACAAAACCATGACTTTTACCGATGTGCCTGCGGCTTTAAGGGCATTAGATTCCGGAAAAGTAGATGCGGTCGTTGGGCCCGTCAGTGTCACTTCGGAAAGAGAAACAATGGCTAGGTTTTCCCAACCTTATTATCAATCAAGTTTATCTATTCTTTCCAGATCGGATCCACCTTCTCTATGGAGTAGGGTGAAACCTCTTTTTAGTTGGAAATTTTTTGTAGCGGTAGGTGTCTTTGTGCTGATACTAGCTGGTGTTGGTTTCTTATTATGGTTGGCGGAGCATAAAAAAAATCCGGAACAATTTGACCCAGAAATTGCACGCGGTGTAGGTGACGGTATGTGGTGCGCTATTGTAACGATGTCCACTACAGGATATGGGGATAAAGCACCGCTCACAACCCGGGGTCGTGTAGTAATGGGTTGTTGGATGGTTATCTCTATCATTTTTGCAACAAGTATGGTGGCAGGGATTGCCAGTACCCTTACCCTCTCCGGTTTAGGAACTTCTTCAATAGCGACAGCACAAGAATTAAGTGGAAAAAAGGTGGCGACAGTTTCTGGTTCTCCTGCCGAAATATTTATAAAAAAACATAATGCTAAAGAAGTGGCAATTCAGACCTTAGAACAAGGGTACAATCTATTGAAAAAAGGAGATGTGGATGCCGTGGTTTTTGACCGCCCTCAAATACTATATTTTCTAAAAGAACATCATGATAAAAATGTGAGTGTATCTACTTCTGAGTATGCTAAAAAAGGTTATGGGTTTGCATTTCCATTAAAATCTAATGCAGAACACAAAGTAAATATTGCTTTGCTCAAACTACAAGAATCCGGCCGTGTGGATAGGATTATCAATGAATGGTTGAATGGGGATGATGAAAATTAA
- a CDS encoding TIM-barrel domain-containing protein, whose translation MTHLKQNYFLSRRFLLAMLLPCLFTNVRAQSCQVKDVLSHKINRVEQINPTTIQLIFTDNQRLTIDFYGENIFRAFEDTSGGIIRKPESTPAANILVENPRRAVGQLNIKDGVNEVTIASSKITIDIDKNTSLFKVVNNATQKIALQSIQPIEFGKEKVTLVLKENPQEYFYGGGVQNGRFSHRGRSISIENQNSWTDGGVASPNPFYWSTKGYGLMWYTFKQGKYDFGAKNDGEVILSHNTDYFDVFFMIDNDAANLLQDFYQLTGNPVLLPKFAFYEGHLNAYNRDYWTHDTTGILYEDGKHYKESQKDNGGIKESLNGEKNNYQFSARAVIDRYASNNMPLGWILPNDGYGAGYGQTSTLDSNIANLKSFGDYARKHGVQIGLWTQSDLHPKPGISALLQRDIVKEVRDAGVRVLKTDVAWVGAGYSFGLNGVSDVGHILPYYGNDARPFIISLDGWAGTQRYASVWSGDQTGGNWEYIRFHIPTFIGSGLSGQPNITSDMDGIFGGQNPIVNARGFEWKTFTPMQLNMDGWGANPKYPEALGEPTTSINRTYLKLKSELLPYTYSIAKEAVTGLPLIRAMFLSEANAYTLGKSTAYQFMYGPSFLIAPIYQATEMDKEGNDIRNNIYLPKGTWVDYFTGQEYTGDCIINSFDAPIWKLPVLVKRGAIIPMNNANNHVSEIDKNLRCYEIYPFGNSSFTQYDDDGTTQAYKNGVGATTLIESQVKGNDATITVHPTKGSFNGFVKQKATDFKINVSAKPKKVTANIGGKKIRLIEVNTLEEFNKNSNAYFYNPAPDLNQFATPGTAFAKVKMTKNPQLWVKVAATDILLNSIVLDIKGFEFQTPNNLKTHVGKLIAPSNLEVLDSNKTAYSLNLTWDAVPNADFYEIEFNDMRYTTIKGTHFLFDNLAPQTTYSFKVRAVNKESASPFTTFKTTTSVNPLEFAIHGITAQSTAKAEEGNELSKLFDFDENSIWHTAYDKKAVPFDIVMDLKTINQLDKFEYLPRISGRNGILAKGAVYYSLDKNNWIAAGAFDWNIRDNGKKTFDFTHHPAARYIKISVTEGGGNYGSGRELYVFKIPGTESYLPGDINNDHKIDNNDLTSYMNYTGLRKGDADFEGYISKGDINKNDLIDAYDISTVATQLDGGIPMQDNAAKVSGSLEISTAKQNYKKGETIEVLVKGVNLTNVNALSFALPYDPQDYEYLGVQALNTKDMENLTYDRLHSDGSKVLYPTFVNIGNKVVLDGNENIFLIKFKAKQNIKMNFKLDNGMLVDKSLNYIQF comes from the coding sequence ATGACTCATTTAAAGCAAAATTATTTCTTGTCTAGAAGATTCTTGTTGGCCATGCTTTTGCCTTGCCTGTTTACAAATGTTCGTGCGCAATCCTGTCAGGTTAAAGATGTTTTATCCCACAAAATAAATCGTGTAGAACAGATAAATCCGACCACTATTCAATTGATTTTTACTGACAATCAACGATTAACTATCGATTTTTATGGAGAAAATATTTTTCGTGCATTTGAAGATACTTCTGGCGGTATTATCCGCAAACCGGAATCTACGCCCGCGGCTAATATATTAGTTGAGAATCCTAGAAGAGCCGTTGGCCAGTTGAATATAAAAGATGGTGTGAATGAAGTAACTATTGCCTCAAGTAAAATAACCATTGACATAGATAAAAATACTTCTTTATTCAAAGTGGTTAATAATGCTACACAAAAAATAGCCTTACAATCTATTCAGCCAATTGAATTTGGAAAGGAAAAAGTGACCCTCGTTTTAAAAGAAAATCCGCAAGAATACTTTTATGGTGGCGGAGTACAAAACGGGCGTTTCTCTCATAGAGGCAGAAGTATTTCAATAGAGAACCAAAATAGCTGGACAGATGGTGGCGTGGCTTCACCTAATCCTTTTTATTGGTCCACTAAAGGATATGGTTTGATGTGGTACACTTTCAAACAAGGTAAATACGATTTTGGGGCTAAGAATGATGGGGAAGTAATTCTTTCGCATAATACAGATTATTTCGATGTCTTTTTTATGATTGATAATGATGCCGCAAACTTGTTGCAGGACTTTTATCAACTAACAGGCAACCCTGTTCTCTTACCCAAATTTGCTTTTTATGAAGGACACTTAAATGCTTATAATCGCGATTACTGGACCCATGATACAACAGGAATCCTATATGAGGACGGCAAACATTATAAAGAAAGTCAAAAGGACAATGGCGGTATCAAAGAGTCCCTTAATGGAGAAAAAAATAATTATCAATTTTCTGCCCGGGCAGTAATTGACAGATATGCAAGTAACAATATGCCCTTGGGCTGGATTTTGCCCAATGATGGATATGGAGCAGGCTACGGACAAACAAGTACATTGGATAGTAATATTGCCAACTTAAAATCTTTTGGTGATTATGCGCGTAAACATGGCGTACAAATTGGTCTTTGGACACAATCCGATTTACATCCAAAACCAGGCATAAGTGCACTATTGCAAAGGGATATCGTGAAGGAAGTCCGCGATGCAGGTGTGCGTGTTTTAAAAACCGATGTTGCTTGGGTAGGCGCAGGCTATTCATTTGGATTGAATGGCGTCTCAGATGTTGGTCATATTCTTCCTTATTATGGTAACGATGCCCGACCTTTTATTATTTCTTTAGACGGATGGGCAGGTACACAACGCTATGCTTCTGTATGGTCCGGCGATCAAACGGGTGGTAATTGGGAATATATTCGCTTTCATATTCCCACTTTTATTGGCTCCGGTTTATCGGGTCAACCAAATATCACTTCTGATATGGATGGTATTTTTGGAGGTCAAAACCCAATCGTTAACGCAAGAGGTTTTGAGTGGAAAACTTTTACACCTATGCAATTAAATATGGATGGATGGGGTGCTAATCCAAAATACCCTGAAGCATTGGGCGAACCAACAACTTCTATTAACCGTACTTATTTAAAATTAAAATCAGAACTTCTTCCTTATACATATAGCATCGCTAAAGAAGCTGTAACTGGTTTACCCTTGATTCGTGCGATGTTTTTAAGTGAAGCGAATGCATATACTTTAGGAAAGTCTACAGCCTATCAATTTATGTACGGCCCAAGTTTCTTGATTGCACCCATTTATCAAGCCACTGAAATGGATAAAGAAGGTAATGATATTCGTAATAATATTTATTTACCAAAAGGGACTTGGGTCGATTATTTTACCGGACAGGAATACACTGGTGATTGTATTATCAATAGTTTTGATGCACCTATATGGAAGTTGCCGGTCTTAGTGAAAAGGGGCGCCATTATTCCCATGAATAATGCGAATAATCATGTTTCAGAAATTGATAAGAATTTGCGTTGTTATGAAATCTATCCATTTGGGAATTCTTCCTTTACGCAATACGATGATGACGGAACAACGCAAGCTTACAAAAATGGAGTAGGAGCCACTACACTTATTGAATCTCAAGTAAAAGGAAACGATGCTACTATTACTGTGCATCCAACCAAAGGAAGTTTCAATGGTTTTGTAAAACAAAAAGCAACAGATTTCAAAATAAATGTATCAGCAAAACCTAAAAAAGTTACGGCAAATATCGGCGGCAAAAAAATAAGATTAATAGAGGTAAATACATTAGAAGAGTTTAATAAAAATAGTAATGCATATTTCTATAACCCTGCGCCAGATCTAAATCAATTTGCAACACCTGGAACTGCATTTGCAAAAGTGAAAATGACTAAAAATCCTCAATTATGGGTAAAAGTTGCAGCTACAGATATTCTTTTAAATAGTATTGTTTTGGATATTAAAGGATTTGAATTTCAGACACCAAATAATTTAAAAACACATGTTGGAAAATTGATTGCACCTAGTAACCTAGAAGTCCTTGATAGCAACAAAACAGCCTATTCATTGAATCTTACATGGGATGCTGTCCCCAATGCAGATTTCTATGAAATTGAGTTTAATGATATGCGATATACGACTATAAAAGGCACCCACTTTTTGTTTGATAATTTGGCTCCGCAAACAACATATAGCTTCAAAGTAAGGGCAGTAAACAAAGAGAGCGCCTCACCATTTACAACATTCAAAACTACAACCAGCGTCAATCCATTGGAGTTTGCTATTCATGGAATTACTGCTCAATCGACCGCAAAAGCAGAAGAGGGCAATGAATTGTCTAAATTATTCGACTTTGATGAAAATAGCATCTGGCATACGGCTTATGATAAAAAAGCTGTTCCTTTTGACATTGTAATGGATTTAAAGACAATTAATCAATTAGATAAGTTTGAATACCTACCTCGCATTAGTGGCAGAAATGGCATTCTTGCAAAAGGGGCTGTTTATTATAGCTTGGACAAAAACAATTGGATTGCAGCAGGTGCCTTTGATTGGAATATTAGAGATAATGGTAAAAAAACATTTGATTTCACGCATCATCCTGCAGCAAGATATATAAAAATTTCCGTGACAGAAGGTGGTGGAAATTATGGATCTGGTAGAGAATTATATGTATTTAAAATACCGGGTACCGAAAGTTATTTACCCGGAGATATCAATAATGATCACAAAATAGACAACAACGATCTTACTTCTTATATGAACTATACAGGTCTAAGAAAAGGTGATGCTGATTTTGAAGGTTATATCAGTAAAGGAGATATAAATAAAAACGATTTAATAGATGCTTACGATATCTCTACAGTTGCAACTCAATTGGATGGTGGAATACCTATGCAAGATAACGCTGCAAAAGTTTCAGGTTCATTAGAGATAAGTACAGCAAAGCAAAATTACAAAAAAGGTGAAACTATTGAAGTCTTGGTAAAAGGCGTAAATCTTACCAATGTAAATGCTTTAAGCTTTGCATTGCCTTACGATCCACAAGATTATGAATATTTAGGTGTGCAAGCACTTAACACCAAGGATATGGAAAATTTGACTTATGACAGATTACATTCAGATGGCAGCAAAGTGCTCTATCCCACTTTTGTAAATATTGGAAATAAAGTAGTATTGGATGGTAATGAAAATATCTTCCTTATTAAATTCAAAGCAAAACAAAATATCAAAATGAATTTTAAGCTGGATAATGGAATGTTGGTGGATAAAAGTTTAAACTATATACAATTTTAA
- a CDS encoding S41 family peptidase, producing MYKTIKILSMAGVIAAIIFSISCKKAINNKGNSNMPDTANSTIKDRLYDTMYMYALQTYYWNSQLPTYASFLPRQYETSDTLAGLEAEQLAITRIPKDGSGNLYEQRIKYDQYGNSQPDNSAPKFSYILPTKETVNGGAAAFVNISNQFTKNLKMTLDGKDSSFGFVVGILPADYSEDSTQIVKSGVATRLKSYITVVRWVTKGSPADALGLKRGDIISRINGDSLNFDKDDAGSVAKINSSLSAQNSTFTVYYPKKDSSADLHLVQKLYTFNPILKSTVLSYGGKKIAYLAFQSFSIDSSAKKVIDSAFQSYANQGITDLVVDLRYNGGGYINTAEDLVNHIAPSTSSGQVMYTSYYNQTMINKQASLLKKVPLDYNNPSEGTWADLDLTPSPNNPNTTSKIVKAGSVSSLTKVYFIVSSGTASASELVINSLKPYVTETLIGAAFSDNGKKTYGKPVGFFEIRFGQYSMWMPNFETKNKDLNGGYYQGFTTDYQDFDDIAHDFGDPKEECLARAIYLISGVNTYTTSYARTFNSINVQRAIMQTRAIGNPTKISDMVIKPKRNFGN from the coding sequence ATGTACAAAACAATCAAAATTCTTTCAATGGCTGGCGTTATTGCCGCTATTATATTTTCTATTTCTTGTAAAAAAGCAATTAACAATAAGGGTAATTCAAATATGCCTGACACAGCTAATTCTACAATAAAAGACAGGCTGTATGATACGATGTACATGTATGCCTTACAGACTTATTATTGGAACAGTCAACTGCCAACTTATGCAAGTTTTCTTCCCAGACAATATGAAACCAGTGATACGCTTGCAGGCCTAGAAGCCGAACAACTTGCTATTACGCGCATACCAAAAGATGGAAGTGGTAATCTTTATGAACAAAGAATTAAATATGATCAATATGGTAATTCACAGCCAGATAATTCGGCACCTAAATTTTCATATATACTTCCAACCAAAGAAACTGTAAATGGTGGTGCTGCCGCCTTTGTAAATATTTCCAATCAATTTACAAAGAATTTAAAAATGACTTTGGATGGAAAAGATAGCAGTTTTGGTTTTGTTGTAGGCATATTACCTGCCGATTATTCAGAAGACAGTACACAAATTGTAAAAAGCGGTGTAGCAACTAGGCTTAAATCTTATATAACGGTAGTGAGGTGGGTAACAAAAGGCTCCCCTGCAGACGCACTTGGTTTAAAAAGAGGTGATATTATTTCAAGAATTAACGGAGATTCTTTAAATTTTGATAAAGACGATGCAGGTTCCGTTGCCAAGATTAATAGTTCCTTAAGTGCTCAAAACTCTACTTTTACAGTTTATTATCCTAAAAAAGATAGTAGTGCCGATTTACATCTTGTTCAAAAACTATATACCTTTAATCCTATCCTTAAAAGTACTGTATTGAGTTATGGAGGGAAGAAAATAGCCTATTTAGCTTTTCAAAGTTTTAGTATTGATAGTTCTGCGAAAAAGGTAATTGATTCCGCTTTTCAAAGTTACGCAAACCAGGGCATTACAGATTTAGTGGTAGATTTGCGCTATAATGGAGGAGGATATATTAACACAGCCGAAGATTTAGTAAATCATATTGCTCCTTCAACATCTTCCGGACAAGTTATGTACACCTCTTATTACAATCAAACGATGATAAATAAGCAGGCAAGTCTTTTAAAGAAGGTTCCTTTAGACTATAATAATCCTTCTGAAGGTACTTGGGCCGATTTAGATCTTACGCCTTCTCCAAATAACCCAAATACCACGAGCAAGATTGTAAAAGCTGGAAGTGTAAGCAGCCTTACAAAAGTTTATTTTATCGTAAGCAGTGGAACCGCTTCTGCGAGCGAATTGGTAATTAATAGTTTAAAACCTTATGTAACTGAAACATTGATTGGTGCAGCATTTTCTGATAATGGCAAAAAGACTTATGGTAAACCTGTAGGTTTTTTTGAGATTAGATTTGGACAATATAGTATGTGGATGCCAAATTTTGAAACTAAGAATAAAGATCTCAATGGTGGCTATTATCAAGGATTTACAACAGACTATCAAGACTTTGATGACATAGCACATGACTTTGGAGATCCTAAAGAAGAGTGTTTAGCACGTGCAATTTATTTAATTTCAGGGGTGAATACTTATACTACTTCTTACGCCAGAACATTTAATTCTATAAATGTGCAAAGAGCAATAATGCAAACCAGAGCGATTGGGAACCCTACAAAAATATCTGATATGGTCATCAAGCCGAAAAGGAATTTCGGTAATTAA